A window of Candidatus Omnitrophota bacterium contains these coding sequences:
- a CDS encoding helix-turn-helix domain-containing protein: protein MGVIYKVTEELKQSISDLKKQNPGLSARKISATLSQRFNKTISKSTVNNIIKQLNLSSPVGRRRKGAPVPPLPEIRPEIKPEPPKLPQEGELNMGLYLLKAIENTLGGVDYITNLLQETTAENAPGNIRALVETLLYISLFGDVNDYESNSYIKETFERLTGAGIDYGGLVSYLEQLQYNTAINFRLYKELMPRIREVQYLKFVLSDDSSIYIDASARTIWPYGNIPSDFYATYYNTEIYIKNTFINKTEPFVIFIAPLASKMPQGLLDFIGCCKFPSHLYVKNISFFTSGREEISSACEIPRLKTDFIIGLPEGQYASEIALEDKKEGSFFRPGPDLEEIVLSEGTAQFTQHKLNQLVTLRAIFIKKASRDRYYLVLLTDMDKESLSKEDVARAYLNKWPDFKDALDDFNKRIEFFSFGLKNVFSTEETRKQGERGYIPEALSFESVLKAWRWGLIKYCATHLLPIGYDKIALNDITERVFKLRGRSIQQDKYNLIKFQPQGHTNDIAYLSKRANELNSVDKTGRRFWFSQ, encoded by the coding sequence ATGGGCGTTATCTACAAAGTAACTGAAGAGCTCAAACAGAGCATTTCTGATCTTAAGAAGCAAAACCCCGGCCTGAGCGCGAGGAAAATATCCGCTACGCTTTCTCAGAGATTCAATAAGACAATATCAAAGTCCACAGTAAATAATATAATCAAACAATTAAATCTAAGCAGCCCTGTTGGCAGGCGCAGGAAGGGGGCGCCTGTGCCGCCCCTTCCTGAGATAAGGCCAGAGATAAAACCGGAGCCCCCAAAACTCCCTCAAGAAGGCGAATTGAATATGGGCCTATATTTGCTCAAGGCAATTGAAAACACTTTGGGAGGGGTTGATTATATAACGAATTTATTGCAAGAAACCACTGCCGAAAATGCCCCTGGAAACATCAGGGCGCTCGTGGAAACTTTATTGTACATCTCCCTATTTGGTGACGTAAACGATTACGAATCAAATAGTTATATAAAAGAGACGTTTGAGCGCCTTACAGGAGCCGGCATAGATTATGGGGGGTTGGTATCTTATCTTGAACAATTGCAATATAATACAGCAATCAATTTCAGGTTATACAAAGAGCTTATGCCGCGTATCCGAGAGGTGCAGTATTTGAAATTTGTGTTATCAGACGACTCTTCAATATATATTGACGCAAGCGCGAGGACGATCTGGCCTTATGGTAATATCCCGTCAGATTTTTACGCAACATATTACAATACAGAGATTTATATAAAAAATACCTTCATAAACAAGACAGAGCCGTTTGTTATCTTTATCGCCCCCTTAGCGAGCAAGATGCCGCAAGGCCTGCTTGATTTCATCGGCTGCTGTAAGTTCCCCTCGCATCTCTACGTTAAAAACATATCGTTCTTCACCTCTGGCAGAGAGGAGATAAGCAGCGCCTGCGAGATACCGCGCCTTAAAACCGACTTTATAATAGGGCTGCCTGAAGGGCAATACGCCTCCGAAATCGCCTTAGAGGATAAAAAAGAAGGGTCTTTTTTCCGGCCAGGACCCGATCTTGAGGAGATCGTATTGTCGGAAGGGACGGCTCAATTCACGCAACATAAGCTAAATCAATTAGTTACGTTAAGGGCCATTTTCATTAAGAAGGCCTCGCGGGACAGGTATTATCTTGTGTTGCTGACAGATATGGATAAAGAGTCGTTAAGCAAAGAGGACGTTGCCCGGGCGTATTTAAACAAATGGCCTGATTTCAAGGATGCTCTGGATGATTTCAACAAGAGGATCGAGTTTTTCTCATTCGGCCTGAAGAATGTTTTCTCGACGGAGGAAACGCGCAAGCAGGGGGAGAGGGGATACATACCTGAGGCGCTATCCTTTGAGAGCGTGCTTAAGGCCTGGCGCTGGGGCCTGATAAAGTATTGCGCAACACATTTATTGCCAATAGGTTATGATAAGATTGCCTTAAACGATATAACGGAGCGGGTTTTCAAACTACGCGGCAGATCGATCCAACAGGATAAATACAACCTCATCAAATTCCAGCCGCAAGGCCATACCAACGATATTGCCTATCTTTCTAAGCGCGCCAACGAACTAAATAGCGTTGATAAAACCGGCCGCCGTTTCTGGTTCTCACAATAA
- a CDS encoding DUF192 domain-containing protein: MKIINQGKGTVLAENAALADTLVSRMKGLLGKTSLHQGEGLVIAACTSIHTFFMKFSIDAVFTTRQGRVIKVLHDLQPWRLSGIYLGAYYCIELPSGTARQTRTETGDVITFQ; this comes from the coding sequence ATGAAAATAATCAACCAGGGTAAGGGCACGGTTCTGGCAGAAAACGCCGCCTTAGCCGATACCCTGGTTTCGCGCATGAAGGGGCTTTTGGGAAAGACGTCCCTTCATCAGGGAGAGGGCCTGGTCATAGCCGCCTGCACCTCCATTCACACCTTTTTTATGAAATTCAGCATTGACGCTGTCTTTACCACAAGGCAGGGCAGGGTTATCAAGGTTTTGCATGATCTCCAGCCCTGGCGCCTTTCTGGCATTTATCTTGGGGCTTATTACTGCATAGAACTTCCTTCCGGAACTGCTCGCCAGACCCGCACTGAAACAGGGGATGTCATTACCTTTCAGTAA
- a CDS encoding ATPase, T2SS/T4P/T4SS family, with amino-acid sequence MPSAKTIAIFSTKGGVGKTLIAANLAVSIAKDQGKKVALLDLDTQAPGDMARMLNISPSYNFLDAIVGLKKQPPVASIREFMLKLPDLKIDFLAAVSRPRQSVHLEEKYISDVFAMLNKEYDYVIMDVGKGFSEMLFYAFNQSNLVLLVVTPDILSVYQTKWSLDVLQSLHFPLKMVKLLLNRSESVGGVTWQEVRAALPCEILAKIPSEGKAVGYSVNRRVPIVIDAPRSKVSNVIKGLGKVLVEKADLYIEHQEVALERARESVLAKEGDFWRRLGLAEPLRLAERVESERDEVIILKKRVHQRIIEELDLKRLDLNTIDPNKVSQIKEKTEKAVSNALAAETGAFLSSFEVRKRLIKEITDEALGLGPLEDLISDPDITDIMVNNKDQIYIERRGRIELTSKRFLSDDQVRQIIERIIAPLGRHIDESTPMVDARLPDGSRVNAIIPPLSLTGPMLTIRKFGVERFNINDLLRFGTLSEQMKDFLKICVIVRKNLIVSGGTGSGKTTVLNVLSEFIPENERIITIEDAAELKLRQEHWGRLESRPPNIEGKGGISIRELFRNTLRMRPDRVIIGECRGPESLDMLQAMNTGHDGSLTTIHANSTHDVLSRLDSMILMSGAELPIRAIREMIASAVDIIVHTARLSDGSRKIMQITEITGMKDDVHIDMADIFTFKQTGLDKDGRITGTYIPTGYIPSFIEEIKSHGVEVPDNLFKQ; translated from the coding sequence ATGCCTTCCGCTAAGACAATCGCGATTTTCTCCACTAAGGGTGGGGTAGGGAAAACCCTTATCGCCGCCAATCTTGCCGTAAGCATAGCAAAAGACCAGGGCAAGAAGGTCGCCCTGCTTGACCTGGATACTCAGGCGCCGGGAGATATGGCGCGCATGCTTAACATAAGCCCGTCGTATAACTTTCTTGACGCGATAGTCGGCCTTAAGAAACAGCCGCCGGTGGCGTCTATAAGGGAGTTTATGCTGAAACTCCCCGATCTGAAAATTGATTTCCTTGCCGCGGTCTCCCGCCCCCGCCAGAGCGTGCACCTTGAGGAAAAATACATAAGCGACGTCTTCGCGATGCTCAATAAGGAATATGACTACGTTATTATGGATGTGGGTAAGGGTTTTTCTGAGATGCTGTTTTATGCCTTTAATCAGTCAAACCTTGTCCTCCTGGTGGTTACCCCCGACATACTTTCCGTGTATCAGACCAAGTGGTCATTGGATGTTCTGCAATCGCTGCACTTCCCCCTGAAAATGGTAAAGCTTCTCCTCAACCGTTCAGAGAGCGTGGGGGGTGTTACCTGGCAGGAGGTAAGGGCAGCGCTTCCCTGTGAGATACTGGCCAAGATCCCCTCGGAAGGCAAGGCAGTGGGTTATTCCGTGAACAGAAGGGTCCCCATCGTAATTGACGCCCCGCGCTCAAAGGTAAGCAATGTGATCAAGGGCCTGGGCAAGGTCCTTGTTGAGAAGGCGGACCTGTACATTGAACACCAGGAGGTGGCGCTGGAGAGGGCAAGAGAATCTGTTTTGGCCAAGGAAGGAGATTTCTGGCGGCGCCTGGGGTTGGCTGAGCCGCTGCGCCTGGCGGAAAGAGTAGAGTCCGAGAGGGACGAAGTCATCATCCTTAAGAAAAGGGTGCACCAGCGTATCATAGAAGAATTGGATCTGAAACGGCTTGATCTGAATACGATCGATCCGAATAAGGTGAGCCAGATAAAGGAGAAGACCGAGAAGGCCGTGTCAAACGCCCTGGCTGCCGAGACCGGAGCATTCCTCTCCAGTTTTGAGGTTAGAAAGCGGCTTATAAAAGAGATCACGGATGAAGCGCTGGGGTTAGGGCCGCTGGAAGACCTTATCAGCGATCCAGACATAACCGACATAATGGTCAATAATAAGGACCAGATCTATATAGAAAGGCGCGGCAGGATAGAATTGACCAGCAAGAGGTTTCTTTCGGACGATCAGGTCCGGCAGATCATTGAGAGGATAATCGCCCCTCTCGGCAGGCATATTGACGAGTCCACTCCCATGGTGGACGCGCGCCTTCCTGACGGCTCCCGCGTGAACGCGATCATCCCGCCGCTTTCCCTTACCGGGCCAATGCTTACCATAAGGAAATTCGGCGTAGAGAGGTTCAATATCAATGATCTGCTGAGGTTCGGCACCTTAAGCGAACAGATGAAGGATTTCTTAAAGATATGCGTGATCGTGCGTAAGAATCTGATAGTGTCCGGCGGAACCGGCTCAGGCAAGACCACGGTTTTGAATGTGCTCTCCGAGTTTATACCGGAGAATGAGAGGATCATAACCATTGAAGACGCGGCAGAGTTGAAGCTTCGCCAGGAGCATTGGGGGCGGCTTGAGTCAAGGCCGCCCAATATAGAAGGCAAGGGCGGCATCAGCATACGGGAGCTTTTCAGGAATACCCTGAGAATGAGGCCTGATAGGGTAATAATAGGCGAATGCCGCGGCCCGGAATCCCTGGATATGCTTCAGGCAATGAACACAGGCCACGACGGTTCGCTTACCACCATACACGCCAATTCCACTCACGATGTCCTTTCCCGGCTTGATTCAATGATACTGATGTCCGGGGCAGAACTGCCTATCCGCGCCATACGCGAAATGATCGCCTCGGCAGTTGATATAATCGTGCATACGGCGCGGCTTTCTGACGGCTCCCGGAAGATCATGCAGATCACCGAGATCACCGGCATGAAGGACGACGTGCATATTGATATGGCGGACATTTTTACATTCAAGCAGACAGGGCTTGATAAGGACGGAAGGATCACCGGCACCTACATCCCCACAGGATATATCCCTTCATTTATAGAGGAAATAAAGTCCCACGGTGTTGAAGTCCCTGATAACCTCTTCAAGCAGTAA
- a CDS encoding TonB family protein, translating to MRKALLVPILVGLLALSHPAPASALFDIGEIEGVEEIMLMVNEVRHFEAQEPTRVVIGNPAVADVAEVTETDIVVNAKADGTTTFVYWDKFGEHSFRLKVFSVDLDQVNARIKRVLADTGFSEVQTKINEDERKVFLSGQVVNEAEKEKLDYVLGDLKQYVVNTVITEESKTSIEIDVQILELTIDDADNLGVGWTLQPLTTVTENPFEGIATEPLSHRVAEAFRIGYLTRTDVTAALNMYIKRGKGRVLSRPKLVCLSGKEAEFLVGGEVPIVTTSTLGENFTTNVEYRDIGISLKIKPTYTKSEAIITQLTMEVSEINTANSVTAGGINIPGFDTRKAESELYLKDGQTVFLAGLIKNKDSDTLTKWPALGDVPVLGALFRSKSFTNNQTELVITLTPHVIKEEDIGNLSLRKGGMSRQRSDASFEADIVSPSYFLGNENVYKYVKAVQTKISRSVYYPKVARDAGWEGVVKLSLRILRNGRLGDIKLTESSGYKIIDDASISVAKAQSPYPPFPPQIQDGELWVDVPIVYKRR from the coding sequence ATGAGAAAAGCGCTGTTAGTTCCTATCCTGGTTGGTTTACTGGCACTGTCGCATCCCGCTCCCGCGTCGGCATTGTTTGATATAGGGGAGATAGAAGGCGTTGAAGAGATAATGCTGATGGTGAATGAGGTCAGGCATTTTGAAGCGCAAGAGCCGACACGGGTGGTGATCGGTAATCCCGCTGTGGCGGATGTCGCCGAGGTTACTGAAACAGATATAGTAGTGAACGCTAAGGCGGACGGCACCACCACCTTTGTTTACTGGGATAAATTCGGCGAGCACTCCTTCCGCCTGAAGGTATTCAGCGTGGATCTGGACCAGGTTAACGCGCGGATCAAGCGGGTCCTCGCGGATACGGGTTTTTCCGAAGTTCAGACAAAGATAAACGAGGATGAGAGGAAGGTATTTCTGAGCGGACAGGTAGTGAATGAAGCGGAAAAAGAGAAGCTTGACTACGTATTGGGCGATTTGAAACAATATGTAGTAAACACGGTTATTACCGAGGAGTCAAAGACCTCTATTGAGATAGACGTCCAGATCCTGGAGTTGACTATAGACGACGCCGATAATCTGGGCGTCGGCTGGACGCTCCAGCCGCTTACAACCGTAACGGAAAACCCCTTTGAAGGCATAGCCACAGAGCCGCTCAGCCACAGGGTGGCGGAGGCATTCAGGATCGGCTACCTTACCCGCACAGACGTGACCGCGGCATTGAACATGTATATCAAGCGCGGCAAGGGCAGGGTGCTTTCCCGGCCAAAACTCGTATGTTTAAGCGGTAAAGAGGCGGAGTTCCTTGTCGGCGGAGAGGTGCCCATTGTCACTACCAGCACGCTGGGAGAGAATTTTACCACTAATGTGGAATACAGGGATATAGGTATCTCTTTGAAGATCAAGCCTACTTACACAAAAAGCGAGGCGATCATTACCCAGCTGACAATGGAGGTAAGCGAGATAAATACCGCTAATTCAGTAACGGCAGGCGGTATCAACATACCCGGCTTTGACACGCGCAAGGCGGAGAGCGAACTATATCTTAAGGACGGACAGACCGTATTTCTGGCGGGTTTAATTAAGAATAAAGACAGCGATACCTTGACTAAGTGGCCTGCCCTGGGAGATGTGCCGGTTTTAGGCGCTCTGTTCAGGTCAAAAAGTTTTACCAATAACCAGACGGAGCTGGTGATCACTCTTACCCCTCACGTTATAAAGGAAGAGGACATCGGCAATCTTTCCCTGCGCAAGGGGGGGATGTCCCGGCAGAGGAGCGATGCCTCATTTGAGGCGGATATCGTCTCTCCTTCATATTTTCTGGGCAACGAAAATGTGTACAAATACGTCAAGGCAGTGCAGACCAAGATATCCAGGTCAGTGTATTATCCTAAGGTTGCCCGCGACGCGGGATGGGAAGGGGTAGTGAAATTAAGCCTTCGCATCCTGCGTAACGGCCGGCTCGGGGATATAAAATTAACCGAGTCATCCGGCTACAAGATCATTGATGACGCCTCGATCTCCGTTGCCAAAGCGCAGTCCCCCTATCCTCCGTTTCCGCCCCAGATCCAGGATGGAGAACTCTGGGTTGACGTCCCCATTGTTTATAAAAGACGCTGA
- the cpaB gene encoding Flp pilus assembly protein CpaB, with protein MPIPSLGVSGIKKHMPLAIAIIAGALAVLLINTYIKQKEEGLKSMARAQKEDYSNVVVAARDISVGTVLEERDVKVESVPKSAIQPRALTHTGAAIGKIASLDISSGEHILSNKIKLPGDETTLAMKTPAGKRAITLIIDNIAAVGGMIRPGDYVDVLGDVPIPMRGPDGNQVVQNTTMTMFQNILILAVGGQTSRGESSSAQANPPITLAVSPEEATLISFVHEQGKIRLSLRSPADSKVTKAPPASWDMVLQHIYPELIQKAQEAATAPAQARQVEIYRGLSKETVSLTGGKGEQ; from the coding sequence ATGCCGATCCCCTCCCTTGGCGTTTCCGGTATCAAGAAACATATGCCTCTGGCCATAGCCATAATCGCGGGCGCGCTTGCCGTTTTGCTTATTAATACTTATATAAAGCAAAAAGAAGAGGGGTTAAAGAGTATGGCTCGGGCGCAGAAAGAAGATTACTCTAATGTCGTTGTTGCCGCGCGCGATATTTCCGTCGGCACGGTTTTAGAAGAGAGGGACGTTAAGGTAGAATCGGTTCCCAAGTCAGCCATACAGCCCAGGGCATTAACCCACACGGGAGCCGCGATCGGCAAGATCGCCTCTCTGGATATATCCAGCGGCGAGCATATTCTGAGCAATAAGATCAAACTGCCGGGAGATGAGACTACCCTGGCAATGAAGACACCGGCTGGAAAACGCGCCATAACTTTGATAATAGATAATATTGCCGCGGTAGGCGGAATGATACGGCCGGGTGACTATGTAGATGTGCTGGGAGACGTGCCCATACCTATGCGCGGCCCTGACGGCAACCAGGTCGTCCAGAATACCACAATGACGATGTTCCAGAATATACTTATTTTAGCGGTAGGGGGGCAGACCTCCCGCGGCGAGAGTTCAAGCGCCCAGGCAAACCCGCCTATAACGCTAGCGGTCAGCCCCGAAGAGGCCACGCTGATCTCTTTTGTGCATGAACAGGGAAAGATCCGGCTGTCATTGCGTTCGCCCGCGGACAGTAAGGTTACCAAGGCCCCGCCCGCAAGCTGGGATATGGTCTTACAGCATATCTATCCCGAGTTGATCCAGAAGGCGCAGGAGGCAGCTACGGCTCCGGCGCAGGCAAGGCAAGTGGAGATATATAGAGGGCTTAGCAAGGAAACCGTTTCGCTGACAGGCGGAAAGGGAGAGCAATGA
- a CDS encoding peptidyl-prolyl cis-trans isomerase, with protein MKGRGSHVFLSFVILSAAMLWGCDQIPFLKKQAGAEKKTTEAKAAKPQGTIAAKVNDSFVTLEDLNQEVAGYNNLVPADRPELKIDTRDKKLDYLRNELVRRELLYQEGMARNLDDNPEVEVALNKLKQNLVVAELVREETANIDVTSQEIEEYYNRFKEQLREPEQRRFRIIVTAGEDEAKQALIQLLQGVDFATVARNSSKDSSAANGGDIGFVAAGQKFKEFEDVAFSPTLEQGKTSSIFKGPDGYYIIKLEEKKGGQTRSLAQMWDDIKNGLRFLKQQQKIEELIGGLSSKSKIEVYEDKVE; from the coding sequence ATGAAGGGCAGGGGCAGTCATGTTTTTCTTTCTTTCGTGATCTTATCAGCAGCTATGTTGTGGGGATGCGACCAGATCCCCTTTTTAAAAAAGCAGGCCGGGGCAGAAAAAAAGACAACAGAAGCGAAGGCGGCTAAGCCCCAGGGTACCATCGCGGCCAAGGTCAACGATTCATTCGTGACCTTGGAGGACTTAAATCAGGAGGTTGCGGGTTACAACAACCTGGTCCCCGCGGACAGGCCAGAGCTTAAGATAGATACGCGGGATAAAAAACTGGATTATCTCAGGAATGAACTGGTTAGAAGGGAGCTTCTCTATCAGGAGGGTATGGCCAGAAACCTTGACGATAACCCCGAGGTAGAGGTGGCGCTGAATAAATTGAAGCAGAACCTCGTGGTCGCCGAGCTGGTCAGGGAAGAGACGGCCAATATAGACGTGACCTCGCAGGAGATAGAGGAGTACTATAACAGGTTCAAAGAGCAGCTGCGCGAGCCCGAGCAGAGGCGTTTCAGGATAATCGTCACGGCGGGGGAAGATGAGGCGAAGCAGGCCTTGATCCAGCTGCTCCAGGGGGTTGATTTCGCGACGGTAGCCAGAAACTCTTCCAAGGACTCTTCAGCCGCGAACGGCGGAGATATAGGGTTTGTGGCCGCGGGCCAGAAATTCAAAGAGTTTGAGGATGTCGCTTTTTCGCCCACGCTTGAGCAGGGCAAGACCAGCAGTATTTTTAAAGGCCCTGACGGCTACTACATTATTAAATTAGAAGAGAAGAAAGGCGGACAGACGCGCTCGCTGGCGCAGATGTGGGATGATATTAAGAACGGCCTGAGGTTCCTCAAGCAGCAACAGAAGATCGAAGAATTGATAGGCGGTCTTTCCAGTAAGTCCAAAATAGAAGTGTACGAAGATAAGGTGGAGTAA
- a CDS encoding tetratricopeptide repeat protein has protein sequence MADRSKFIKNTEFALGAAALAFLFALLYLNMLIQSRDPDIWLHLKTGEYIVQNRAVPQEDIFSSTVSGKEWIDHSWLVQVIFYSVFHLSGINSVASLCAVIVLLAFLFLFLSTYEQREYLVLSVLMLTITLLASLIRFNLKPENFSLLFFAIYLYILRKHPHNKIVFILPLIQVIWANCHGFFILGPLLLLIFIVAEKTKRHLWPVFLLACAASFLTPYGYKGVLYPFTIILGSTGKIGIFYKHIIELLPTWQLGPRAFLPYLALIIISLFSFLLNHKKLNPAYIIIWLSLLGISLRINRNVIFFNFAACLFTVDNIRAFWEKEGPKFSRGIPGKAISASKYILIIFTAGWLLQKNAAILNNNPYYYISARDCPDKAAEFILKEGLPENIFNVFNHGSYFIYKLFPRERVFIDGRTELYGGGFFEDYQKILNINEPAINNLLERYKINTVILSDNLPTVSGLMAYLYRRPDWALVYFDEDALIFLRNNERNKALISRLKVDLNNRPVTKTGLSATHARFAWMFYYLGLKEQAINEAKEALKIWERSADAYNVLGRIYTAQKRYAEALENLRLARAYAPSNMETLIGLGDLYMEKREYAEAIRIYKKLVDLYPYKSEPHYLLGKGYHAANNLKAAIKSLKKAVGLNPYKDKYHKELVRVYNKG, from the coding sequence ATGGCTGACAGGTCTAAGTTCATAAAAAACACTGAGTTCGCGTTAGGGGCAGCCGCCCTTGCCTTTCTCTTCGCTCTTTTATACCTGAATATGCTCATCCAGTCGCGCGATCCGGATATCTGGCTGCATCTTAAGACCGGAGAATATATTGTCCAGAACCGGGCTGTGCCGCAAGAAGACATATTCTCCTCTACGGTATCCGGAAAAGAATGGATCGACCATTCCTGGCTTGTGCAGGTGATCTTCTATTCGGTATTTCATCTGTCGGGAATAAACAGCGTTGCCTCTCTCTGCGCCGTCATAGTCCTGCTTGCCTTTCTTTTCCTCTTTCTAAGCACCTACGAGCAGCGCGAGTATTTGGTCTTAAGCGTACTCATGCTGACAATAACGCTCCTGGCCTCGCTTATAAGGTTCAACCTGAAACCGGAAAACTTCTCCCTTCTGTTTTTTGCTATTTATCTATACATATTAAGGAAGCATCCGCATAATAAAATCGTCTTCATCCTGCCCCTGATACAGGTTATCTGGGCAAACTGCCACGGATTCTTTATATTGGGCCCTCTTTTATTGTTGATATTTATCGTCGCGGAAAAGACAAAACGACATCTGTGGCCGGTCTTCCTGCTGGCCTGCGCCGCGTCTTTCCTGACCCCATACGGTTATAAAGGGGTGCTGTATCCCTTCACCATAATATTAGGATCCACAGGAAAGATCGGCATATTTTATAAACATATAATCGAGCTTCTGCCCACCTGGCAATTAGGCCCGCGGGCGTTCCTGCCGTATCTTGCTTTGATCATAATCTCTCTATTCTCATTTTTACTAAATCATAAAAAACTTAATCCCGCCTATATTATAATCTGGCTGTCGCTTTTGGGCATATCGCTCAGGATCAACCGGAATGTCATCTTCTTCAACTTCGCGGCCTGCCTATTCACCGTGGATAATATCAGGGCATTTTGGGAAAAGGAAGGCCCTAAATTCTCCCGGGGCATTCCGGGCAAAGCCATCTCTGCATCTAAATATATCCTGATCATCTTTACAGCCGGCTGGCTGCTGCAAAAGAACGCGGCCATATTAAATAATAACCCGTATTATTATATCTCCGCAAGGGACTGCCCTGATAAAGCGGCTGAGTTCATCCTGAAAGAAGGCCTGCCGGAAAATATATTCAACGTCTTCAACCACGGTTCCTATTTTATCTATAAACTGTTCCCGCGGGAAAGGGTCTTTATTGACGGAAGGACCGAATTATACGGCGGAGGGTTCTTTGAGGACTACCAGAAAATACTTAATATCAATGAGCCGGCGATAAATAACCTGCTTGAGCGATACAAGATAAATACGGTCATATTAAGCGACAACTTGCCTACGGTATCCGGCCTGATGGCATACCTCTATCGCAGGCCGGACTGGGCCCTGGTCTATTTTGATGAAGACGCGCTGATATTCTTAAGAAATAACGAACGAAACAAAGCGCTTATCAGCCGGCTGAAAGTTGATTTAAATAACCGGCCGGTTACAAAGACGGGCCTCTCCGCTACGCACGCAAGATTTGCCTGGATGTTTTATTATCTGGGCCTTAAGGAACAGGCAATAAACGAGGCCAAAGAGGCATTAAAAATATGGGAGAGGTCTGCGGATGCCTATAATGTCCTGGGCAGGATCTATACCGCGCAAAAGCGCTACGCAGAGGCATTGGAAAATCTGCGCCTTGCCCGCGCCTATGCTCCGTCTAATATGGAAACCCTCATCGGCCTTGGCGATCTTTATATGGAAAAAAGAGAGTATGCCGAGGCGATACGGATATACAAAAAACTGGTTGATCTCTACCCTTATAAATCTGAACCACATTATCTGTTAGGAAAGGGTTACCACGCGGCAAATAACCTGAAGGCGGCTATCAAATCCCTGAAGAAGGCAGTCGGATTAAATCCCTACAAGGATAAATATCATAAAGAACTTGTACGGGTCTATAATAAAGGATAG
- a CDS encoding glycosyltransferase family 2 protein: protein MLEGKKIIVVLPAFNASGTLKKTYEDIPEGIVDQVLLIDDYSSDNTVEIARKLGIEVFVHEKNKGYGANQKTCYKEALRKGADIIIMLHPDYQYPPRLITAMAGLICSGIFDIVLGSRILGGTALKGGMPLYKYVANRTGTFIENLMLGQKLSEYHTGYRAFAKEVLLNLPLLENSDDFVFDNQIIAQSVYFGYRIGEITAPSRYTNESSSISCIRGIKYGIEVMITALKFLLQKHSVAKFRIFNKDGGKLLQ, encoded by the coding sequence ATGCTGGAAGGGAAAAAGATTATCGTAGTTCTACCGGCATTTAACGCATCCGGGACGCTAAAGAAGACATACGAGGACATCCCCGAAGGCATTGTAGATCAAGTCCTATTAATAGACGACTATAGCTCCGATAATACCGTAGAAATCGCCAGGAAGTTAGGCATTGAGGTCTTTGTCCACGAAAAAAACAAAGGGTACGGAGCTAACCAGAAAACCTGCTATAAGGAGGCATTAAGAAAAGGGGCGGATATTATAATTATGCTGCACCCTGATTACCAATATCCCCCGCGGCTCATAACTGCCATGGCAGGGCTTATATGTTCGGGGATATTTGATATCGTGCTCGGCTCAAGGATACTGGGCGGAACGGCCCTTAAGGGCGGCATGCCGTTATACAAATATGTTGCTAATAGGACGGGGACATTCATAGAGAATCTCATGTTAGGGCAAAAGTTATCCGAATACCATACCGGCTACAGGGCCTTTGCCAAAGAGGTACTGCTGAACCTTCCCCTGCTTGAGAATTCCGATGATTTTGTGTTTGATAACCAGATCATCGCCCAATCCGTTTATTTCGGCTACCGCATCGGAGAAATAACCGCCCCTTCCCGATATACAAATGAATCTTCATCTATCTCTTGCATAAGAGGCATAAAATATGGTATAGAGGTAATGATAACTGCCTTGAAATTCCTGCTGCAGAAACATTCTGTGGCTAAGTTCCGTATTTTTAATAAAGATGGGGGGAAGCTCCTGCAATAA